The following proteins come from a genomic window of Pirellulales bacterium:
- a CDS encoding DegT/DnrJ/EryC1/StrS family aminotransferase translates to MNPKTAELDVVLSLPSDQDATGRTLGEEEIELVGRAIASGTLTSTKGPYTRQFEERFAALVGARHAVACASGTAAIHTAVAAIDPNPGDEIITTPITDMGALTPILYQGAVPVFADVDPRSCNVTAETIRARLSDRTRAIVVTHLFGNPCDMRPIMALAKERGLPVIEDCAQAFLSQCDGRYVGVLGSIGCFSLQQGKHITTGEGGLVVTDDEQLARRMFLFVNKAWGYGDAQPDHYFLALNYRISELQGAVALAQLDKLEEAVANRMAMADLLTSRLVGLTGVDTPQPPAGATHTYWKYCLTVDGASLPGGAVALGAALKKRGIACAPRYIQKPAFQCAIFSEQRTFGESRYPFSIARDEAIDYRSERFAGTFRALDSVLVLPWNERYTEEHVEYIAASIHSAVEAIIGQ, encoded by the coding sequence ATGAATCCAAAGACCGCCGAACTCGATGTTGTCCTCAGCCTTCCCTCGGATCAAGACGCCACGGGGCGCACGCTCGGCGAAGAAGAAATTGAACTGGTCGGTCGCGCAATCGCCTCGGGCACGCTGACCAGCACCAAGGGCCCGTACACGAGGCAGTTCGAAGAGCGCTTCGCGGCGCTTGTCGGCGCGCGCCACGCGGTGGCCTGTGCCTCGGGGACCGCGGCAATTCACACCGCCGTGGCGGCGATCGATCCAAATCCCGGCGACGAAATCATCACCACCCCGATCACCGATATGGGGGCGCTGACACCAATCTTGTACCAAGGGGCGGTGCCAGTCTTTGCCGACGTCGACCCTCGCTCCTGCAACGTGACGGCCGAAACGATTCGAGCGCGGCTGAGCGACCGTACTCGGGCGATCGTGGTGACGCACCTTTTCGGCAATCCTTGCGACATGCGGCCCATCATGGCGCTGGCGAAGGAGCGCGGTTTACCCGTGATCGAAGATTGCGCGCAGGCCTTTTTGTCGCAGTGCGATGGTCGCTACGTTGGCGTCCTGGGATCGATCGGCTGTTTTAGCTTGCAGCAAGGCAAGCACATCACAACCGGCGAAGGGGGGCTGGTGGTGACCGACGACGAGCAACTGGCGCGGCGGATGTTTCTGTTCGTGAACAAGGCGTGGGGCTATGGCGACGCGCAGCCCGACCACTACTTTCTGGCGCTCAATTACCGCATCAGCGAACTGCAAGGCGCGGTGGCGCTGGCGCAACTCGACAAGTTGGAGGAAGCGGTCGCCAACCGCATGGCGATGGCGGACCTTTTGACCAGCCGGCTAGTGGGCCTCACCGGTGTGGATACGCCCCAGCCACCAGCGGGCGCCACACACACCTATTGGAAATACTGCCTGACCGTCGACGGCGCGTCGCTGCCAGGGGGCGCCGTGGCGCTGGGCGCGGCGTTGAAGAAGCGCGGCATCGCCTGCGCGCCGCGCTACATTCAGAAGCCGGCGTTTCAGTGCGCAATTTTTAGCGAGCAGCGCACTTTTGGCGAGAGTCGCTATCCGTTTTCGATCGCTCGCGACGAGGCGATCGATTATCGCTCCGAACGATTCGCCGGCACATTCCGAGCGCTCGACTCGGTGCTGGTGCTGCCCTGGAACGAGCGTTACACGGAGGAGCATGTCGAATACATCGCCGCTTCCATTCATTCCGCGGTGGAAGCCATTATTGGCCAGTGA
- a CDS encoding Gfo/Idh/MocA family oxidoreductase, with protein sequence MSYRPQFGLIGAGAIGKTYVQAFAASEEATLMAVADVELDFAEAAAAEVNGRGFSCYRAMAEQMELDAVVICTPPVTHPDIACYFLRRGVHVLCEKPLSIDVKSAHRMRAVARESGSMLTMASKFRYVQDVVRAKELVESGYVGEVVLFENAFTSRVDMSRRWNSRPEVSGGGVLIDNGTHSVDITRYFLGPLTDITVVEGKRVQGLAVEDTARIFVRNNSGVLGSIDLSWTINKELSTYLNIYGSEGTICVGWKESKCRRLDDAEWTVFGKGYDKVQAFRSQIDNFARAICGEESLVITADDAVASVEVIHAAYQALNSPQWTLVLNGVGQTEADELATLAAEPA encoded by the coding sequence ATGAGTTACCGACCCCAATTCGGGCTGATTGGCGCGGGCGCGATCGGCAAGACGTACGTGCAGGCGTTCGCCGCAAGCGAAGAGGCGACGCTAATGGCGGTGGCCGATGTGGAACTCGACTTCGCCGAGGCGGCCGCCGCCGAGGTGAACGGACGAGGATTCTCTTGTTACCGCGCGATGGCGGAGCAGATGGAGTTGGACGCGGTGGTGATCTGCACGCCGCCGGTCACGCATCCGGACATCGCTTGCTATTTTTTGCGGCGCGGGGTTCATGTGCTGTGCGAGAAGCCGCTAAGCATCGATGTGAAGAGCGCGCATCGCATGCGAGCCGTGGCTCGTGAGTCAGGCAGCATGTTAACCATGGCTTCAAAATTTCGCTATGTGCAAGACGTGGTGCGTGCCAAGGAGCTGGTCGAATCGGGCTACGTCGGCGAGGTGGTGTTGTTCGAGAACGCGTTCACGTCGCGCGTCGACATGTCGCGGCGCTGGAATTCACGTCCCGAGGTGAGCGGCGGCGGCGTGTTGATCGACAACGGTACGCATTCGGTCGACATCACTCGCTATTTTCTCGGTCCGTTGACGGACATCACCGTGGTGGAAGGGAAGCGGGTGCAGGGGTTGGCGGTGGAAGACACTGCGCGTATTTTCGTGCGCAATAACAGCGGTGTGCTGGGAAGTATCGACCTGTCTTGGACCATCAACAAAGAGCTTTCCACGTATCTCAACATCTACGGGTCGGAAGGAACGATCTGCGTGGGATGGAAGGAGTCGAAGTGCCGACGACTCGACGACGCCGAATGGACAGTATTCGGCAAGGGCTACGACAAGGTGCAGGCGTTCCGCAGTCAGATCGATAACTTCGCTCGGGCCATCTGCGGCGAGGAGTCGCTAGTCATCACTGCCGACGACGCGGTGGCCTCGGTAGAGGTGATTCACGCGGCGTATCAAGCGCTGAACAGCCCGCAATGGACATTGGTGCTCAATGGCGTGGGCCAGACCGAAGCTGACGAACTGGCTACCTTGGCGGCGGAGCCGGCATGA